The following are encoded together in the Lactuca sativa cultivar Salinas chromosome 1, Lsat_Salinas_v11, whole genome shotgun sequence genome:
- the LOC128134085 gene encoding uncharacterized protein LOC128134085, which yields MFGFVAIFFGLVLLTSESICSLPLFWCYEVQWWGLVTLYGATASLLRRKAAMILDDGDIDGHNQIIGIEMLEFGDVEMTPDVERRINQGFRSWMGTSYLSSDDEDEDENG from the coding sequence ATGTTTGGTTTTGTAGCAATATTTTTTGGTTTAGTTCTCCTTACAAGTGAGAGCATTTGTtcattaccattgttttggtGTTATGAGGTTCAATGGTGGGGCCTAGTTACTCTATATGGGGCCACTGCCTCCTTGTTAAGAAGGAAAGCTGCCATGATTCTTGATGATGGTGACATTGATGGGCATAACCAGATTATTGGAATAGAAATGTTGGAATTTGGTGATGTGGAAATGACACCGGATGTTGAGAGACGAATTAATCAAGGGTTTAGATCATGGATGGGAACATCGTATTTGTCttctgatgatgaagatgaagatgaaaatgGTTAG